From the genome of Schaalia odontolytica:
AACGTGCTGGGGCACAACGGTTTCGCGCCCAACGGGCTGTCGGGTATCGCGGTCGCTCTCCTGGCCGTCATCACGTCCTTCGGTGGCCTGGAGATCGTCACGATCGCCGCCGCCGAGGCCGAGGATCCCCGCGCCGCCATGACCAGCGCGATCCGCTCGGTCGTGACCCGCATCCTCGTGTTCTACGTCGGCTCCGTCATCCTGCTGATCGCGCTGCTGCCCTGGGACGGCGAGGCCATGAAGACGAACGCCTTTGCTGCGATCCTCGAAATGGCGGGCGTCCCCGCGGTTGGGACGCTCATGAACGTCATCATCTTCATGGCGCTGATTTCCGCGTTCTCCGCGAACATCTACGCCTCCTCCCGCATGGCGTACTCGCTGTCCGCGCGCGACATGGGACCGCGCTGGCTGCTGGGTGCCTCGGCCTCCAACAAGGCGCGCGCACGCTCCGTCGTTGAGGCGGCCCTCGAGGACGACGAGGCGCTCCTGGCCACCGAGCTCCAGGGCGACATCGAGGCGGGCCGAACCCCGAAGCGCGCGGTCGGCCTCGTCGTCGTGCTAGCGCTGCTGGCCGTCCTGGGCAACTGGTACCTGCCCGGTTCGATTCTGACGATGCTCATCAACGCGATTGGCATGGTTCTGCTGATCGTGTGGACGTTCATCATCATCTCGCTGATGCGCCTGCACCCCTCGCTGGAGCGCTCGGGCTCTCTCGTCATTCGTATGCCCGGGTGGCCGTGGCTGCCGTGGTTGGTCCTCGCGGGCCTGGGCGGTATCGGTGTCCTCATGCTCATGAGCGACGAGGGCAGGGCTCAGCTGGTCTCCATGGGTGCGCTCACGCTTCTCATCGTGGCGATTTACTTCGTGCGTCAGCTGGTGGGGTCGCGCAAGAGGGCTTAATTATCCACAGGTACTCGCCGCCGGGACGCAGATGCCGGTGGGTGGGTGCATCATGAGGGCACCCCGAGTGGTCGGGGTGCCCTCATTGCGTGGGTGGCGTGAGAGAAAGGAGAGGGAGATGGCGCGCAAGCGACGCAGGAGCATCGGGGATACGGTCCTCCTGCTGGCGATTCTCGCGGCGCTCGTGTGGGCGTTCGCGCCCGGCGTCGGCTGGGATCTGCTGGGCCTGCGCTCGCGCTTGGGGTGGCCGCCGCTGCGCAGCGGGCAGGCGCTGTCCTCTCTGCCGGATAGCGAGGCTGCCCGCCAGCTGCGCGAGCTCACGGTCCGAGAGTCGGTCGACGATCCGGCCGCGCCGTCGTATGACCGCGAGGCCTTCGGACAGCGCTGGGCGGACACCGACCACAATGGCTGCGACACCCGCAACGACATTCTTGCCCGCGACCTGGCGCGCCCCACCTTCAAGCCGGGCACGCGCGATTGCGTCGTCCTGTCGGGCACGCTCGCCGAACCCTATACGGGTGCCACGATTGAGTTCCAGAGGGGGGACAAGACCTCGTCTCTGGTGCAGATCGACCACGTCGTCGCCCTCGCGGACGCGTGGCGCTCGGGCGCCTGGCAGTGGGATGCGCAGCGCCGCCAGGAATTCGCCAACGACCCGGAGAATCTGCTCGCGGTGGATGGCCAGGCGAATGAGGACAAATCGGCCTCGTCCGCGGATCAGTGGCTGCCGCCCAACACAGCGTTCCGCTGCGACTACGTGAAGCGCCAGATCGCCGTCAAGAACGCGTACGGGCTGAGCGTCACCCGGGCTGAGCAGGACGCGCTCGCCGAGCAGCTGTCTATCTGTTCCGGGTGATGGGTGGGGTGCTAGCCCTGCGCCGTGCGCCGTTGTGACGCGCAAATCTGACCAGTAATTTCCAGCTGATTCCCAGGCGTTTTCTCACGATGTGTCCATCTCGTGTGGAACTGAGCGCACGTCCGCAACATTGCCCGATAACGCCGGTAATGTTCCCCTCAAGGGGAGGGGTGACATGTACACGGCAATTAACTGGGCGCTTGATCTGGGCCTTTATGCCGCCGTCTGCGCGATCACGTGCGCGCTGTGGTGGTTGCTCGGGCGCCGAGGTGAAACCAGTGCCACCGCGGGGCGTGCCGAGGCCTCGACCGACTCCGCTCAGAGCGCTGGGCGGGTGAGCCGTGCCCGCCTGACCGTCGTTCAAGCATTGCCCCTCATCTATCGCCGCTCGAAGCAGACGGGTGCGCTCCTGCCTCGCGAGGAGAACCCGGACACCCCGACGACGGCAGAGATTCCCGTGGTCGCGGCCCCCGCCTCGTCGATGTGGAAGTTCCCGCGCGCCCTGCCTCTCGCCTGGATCCTGTATGCGGCAGGCCTGCTGATTTTCACGCTGCTGCCGCTGCCCTCCGACCCGGTGGCCGCGTGCGCCGCGATCATCCACTGGGACAACTACACGCCGTTCGGTTCCTTTGTGGCTGTCGCCGACCAGTTCCGCGACGGCGAGAGCCTGCGCGGCACCCTGTACGCGCTGTCGATCGTGCTGAACATTGCGCTGTTTGTGCCTCTGGGTGCCCTCGCGGAGACCACGTGGCGCATCCGCCGCATGCGCCGTGCCCCCGAGGGTGCGCCCGCCGACGGGTCTCGCCTGGCCCGTTCGATCCCGCACCGCCGAGTCCTGGCGTGGGTGCTGATCGGTTGCGCCATCTCCTGCCTCATCGAGCTAACCCAGTACACGGGCCTGTTCGGCGTCGTGCCCTGCACCTACCGAGTCGTCGACATCGACGACGTCATCATGAACACGCTCGGCGCCTACGCGGGCGTGCGCCTGCTGCCCTTCATGGCGCGCAACTCGCGCTTCATGGGCGCGTAGGTGGTTATAGCCAGCCGGCCGCGCGGGCTAGGGACGCGGCCTCGGCGCGCGTGCGCGCGTCCATCTTCAGCATCGACGACGACACGTGGTTGCGCACCGTCCCCTGGCTGAGTCCCAGAGAGTGAGCGATATCCGCGATGGTGCCGCCGCCCTCGACCTCGCGCAAAACGTCTGCCTCGCGGTCCGTCAGAGGCGAGGAGCCTGCCGACAGCGCCTCGAGGGCCAGGCTCTGGTCGACCGCGCGGCCACCCGCAGCCACCGTGCGCACTCCGTCAGCCAGGGCTTCGACCGGCGCGTCCTTGACCATGAAGCCCGTCGCCCCCGCGTCGAGGGCACGCTGCAGGTATCCCGGGCGCCCGAACGTCGTCACGATGAGCACGCGCACCCCCGGGAAACGGGAACGAATCGCCTGCGTGGCCGTGATGCCGTCCATACGGGGCATCTCGACGTCGATGATGGCAACGTCGACGGGGGCGCTCGCGTGGGCCGGGGCGTCCGCCGATACCAGGCGCGCCAGCTCCTCGAGGGCCTGCGCGCCATCGGCGGCCTGCGCGACAACCTCGATGTCGCACTCCAGGTCCAGCAGCCCCGCCAGGGCACCGCGAATCATCGCCTGGTCGTCGGCCACAAGTACCCGAATCGTCACGTCACCCTCCTGTCTGCCTGCGCTTGGGGTACCAGGCTAGCGCAGGTCGCAGGATCATCTCTCGGGTGTGCCCGCCCTTCAGGACGAGTGGGTGTCGGGTGTGGCCTCGAAGGCCAGTGCGAGCGTCCACGTGGAGCCCGACGCGCCCCAGGTGAGCGTGCCCTCGTCGCCGACAAGCTCGGACAGGCCCGCGAGCCCCGAGCCGGATCCCGCGCTCGACGCGGCGTAGGCAGCCGAGTAGCCGTCGTTGGTGACGGTCACGCCGCCAGGGGAGAGGCGAATGCGAACCCACGACGGGTGCGCGTGCAGGATCGCGTTCGTGACGCCCTCACGAATCACGTGGGCGGCCGCGGCCGAATGTGGACCCGACGGCGGTTCGCCCTCGCTGGCGATGTCGGCGTCGATGCGCGCGACCTCCAGGAGGGCGCGGGCCTCCTCAAGCTCCTCGACGGGGGACAGGGCCCGCGTAGCCGCCACGATACGGCGGACGTCAGCCAAGGCCTCGTTCGACTGCGCGGTGACCGCGCGCAGCTGCTCGCGCGCCTCCTCCACGCGCCCCGCCTCCAGGAGGCGACCCGCCAGCTCGGATACCATCGTGACTCCCGTCAGCGAGTGTCCCAGGATATCGTGCAGATCCGTGCTCAGGCGCGCCCGTTCGGCGGCCTTCGCGCGCTGAATCGCGTCCTGGCGGCGCAGGCGTTCACGGGTCGAGCGCTCCATGCCCCAGCGGGCCATACCGACGAAGCCGATGAGGAGGGCCAGGTACCAGATCATCCACAGTGGCTCTCCCTCTGTGTAGGCGGCCACGCCCGCGATGGCGACGATCGGCACGACGCCCGCGACAATGTATCTGCTTGGCGCCTGGAAGATCCAAGCGACCAACAGATACGACGTCAGCATGAACGCGTACGGGAAACCGACGGCGGTCGCGTAGACGAGGTAGATGGCCGTCGCTGCGGCCAGCGCCGCGTGGGAGAGGATGAACGGCCTCGTGAAGGAGTTGCGCGCGGGCAGAGGATTGGCCAGCCACGCCGCCGAGTTAGCCGCCGCGAGGAGGGCGCACAGCCCGATGATGCCCACGCGCTGGGCCGTGTCCGTCAACTCCAGGGCGTAGGCCAGGGGGAAGCCCATGAACAGCATCCACGGGGCCGCCCACGCCAGGGAGATCAAGCGCTCCTTCATGGCAACAGCCTATCGACCCGTGTCGTGGGACGCGCCCCACCAGGCGATGCCGGCCGTGATGACCGCCCACCCGGCGATGTTGAGCCACGCGGCGGTCGGCATCGTCACGGTTCCGGCGACGGCGTAGATCGCCTGGACGGCGCCGTACAGAGGCGTGAAGGGCGCGATCTGTGCGACGAAGGGCGGCAGCTGGTCCAGCGGGATGAACATGCCGGACACGAACGCGCCCATCAGCATGACGAATGCGGAGGCGCTGTAGGCGTTCTCACCCTTGATCGTGTATCCGCAGGCCAGGCCAATGAGCGCACCCAGGGCCGACAGGGCGACGACGACCGCGGCGCTGGCCGCCCACGCACCCGGGGTCATCTGCGCGCCCGTGGCCAGGCCAAAGCTGAACGTGATGAGCGTGATGAACGCGCTCAGCGCCACGAGGGCCGTGAGACGCACGAGGAGAATGACCCACGGCTGGATGGGGGTCAGCGCGTACATGCGCGAGATGCCGGTCGTGCGCTCGACGGACAGCGTCGCGCCGAGCGAGCCTCCGACCAGGATGACGCCGTACGTGGTCATCATCGCGATCATCGCGGCAGCCAGGTTCCCGCGCCCGGTCTGGGTTGCGCGCGCGACATCGGTCATGCCGAACATCGCGTACATGAACATGGGGAGTAGCAGGGCAAACGCCATGTTCCACGGGTTGAGGATGTGGGAGCGGAACGTCGAGAGCCACAGCTTGCCCGCTCCGGTGAAGGGGGAGGGAATCGGTCGGTCGGTGGGACGCGTGGGTGCCTGGGTGGTCATGATGCCTTCTTCGTGTGTCGTGTCTGCGTTCGTGGGGCGGGGGCCTCGGCGTCGGCCTCGGGACGAGGCCGGGGCTGGCTCATCGGGACGGGCGTTGGTTGCGCTCACTCGGTGTCGGCGTGGGAGGTGATGCGCTCGAAGACGTCTTCGAGGTCCTCGTTGTCGGCGACGACCTGCTCGGTGGGAGCGTCCAGGAGGACCTTGCCGGCATCGATGATGACGATGCGGTCGGCGTCCTTGCGAGCTTCGGTCAGGTAGTGCGTGGCGAAGAGGAGCGTGCGGCCCTCCGCGGCCTCGGCGCGCATCGTCTCCCAGAAGGCGCGGCGGGCGAGAGCGTCCATGCCGGCGGTCGGCTCGTCGAGGATCAGGAAGTCCGGGTTGCCGGCCAGTGCGAGGGCGAGGCGCACGCGCTGGCGCTCGCCGCCGGACAGCTTGTCGAGGGGGCGCTTGGCCAGCTTGGTGAGGTTCGTGCGTTCGAGGAGCTCGTCGGTGGGGATCGGGTTGGCGTGCATTGCGGCGACCAGGTCAATCGTGTTGCGGACCTTCCCGTCGCGCGGCATCGATCCGGTCTGAAGCATCGCGCTCACGAGGGAGCGGCGCACGGCCTCGCGCGGGCTCATGCCGTAGACGCTGATGTCGCCCTGGGTGGGGGTGGCCAGGCCGAGGACGATGTCCAGGAAAGTGCTCTTGCCCGCGCCGTTGACGCCAAGGAGCGCCACGATCTCGCCGGGCATGAGGGTCAGGTTCACGCCGCGCAGCGCGTCGACGTGGCCGAAAGACTGGTGAATGTTCGTCGCCTGGAGGGCGGGCGTTGCTTCTGCGTTCATGGCTCCCAGTCTGCGCCCGTATTAATGGTGCCGGAAGTGCCCTTTGATGCAGGTGGTGCCATGACAAATGTCAGGGGTGGCCTCTTCCAAAAGTCGCACGTAATTTAATGCGGTCACTTTTTGAGATAGCCTGCAAACGTTGCAATTCCAATGATGGTAATTCAGCCTGTGAAGCAGTCGTCGGGGAATTACGTGCGACATTGCTTAGGAGGGCCTGGCTGCGGTGCCCGTGGGCGGTGGCGGGGCATGGCCGGGCTTCGAGACGACGCGCCGAGCCGAAGGCTCGCGGGCGGGCCGCCGCCCACGGGCACACCAAGCAGCTCGGCCCGCCAGGGCACACAAGCGCCCGGAACACCCGTGGGGCTCCAAGCAACCCGCCAGCACACAGCGAGGGGCCCGAAGCGCCGCAGCGCCTCGGGCCCCCACACTCGCGTGTGTCAGTTGCTCACAGGTTGAGCTGGATGTTGCGGCCGGGGACGGCCTCGATCAGCTCGCGCGTGTAGTCCTGGACCGGGTTGTTGAACAGCTCGTCCGTCGAGTTGGCCTCGACGAGCTTGCCCTTCTCCATGACGATCACGTCGTCGGCGATCTGGCGGACAACGGCCAGGTCGTGCGTGATGAACAGGTAGGACAGGCCCAGCTGCGCCTGCAGGTCGTTGAGCAGGTACAGGATCTGGTTCTGCACCAGCACGTCGAGCGCGGACACGGCCTCGTCCAGGACGATAACCTCCGGGTTAAGCGCGAGGGCGCGGGCCACGGCCACGCGCTGGCGCTGGCCGCCGGAGAGCTCGTTCGGGTAGCGGCGCATGGCGCTACGCGGCAGGGCCACCATGTCGAGCAGCTCGGAAGCGCGCGCGATGCGCAGCTTCTTCGGGTTGAACTCGCGCTTCTCGGCGGCGGTCAGCGAACGCTTCGTGTCGGCGGCCTCGACGAGGACGCGCATCCACTCCTCGGGGTCGCGGCCCGTGGCCTCGGCGCGCTTGATTTCGGCGCGAGCGTACTCCAGGGTGCCGTAGCCGTGGATCTTCAGGGGCTCCTCGATCAGTCGGTAGATCGAGAACATGGGATCCAGCGAGCCGTAGGGGTTCTGGAACACGGCCTGGAGGCGGCGGCGCAGGCGGAAGAGTTCCGCCTCGCTCATCTGCGAGGTGTCCTCACCGTCGAAGTAGACCTTGCCCTTGGTGGGCTTGAGGAGCTGCAGCACCATGTTCGCGGCGGTGGACTTGCCGGAGCCGGACTCACCGACGACCGCGAGGGTCGTGCCGCGGCGCAGTTCGAAGGACACGTCGTCGACGGCCAGGAAGGTGTCCTGGCCCTTCTTGGCGCCGCGGATGTCGAATTCCTTGGTGAGGTGCTCGGCGCGAATAATGGCGTCCGTGGAGGTCGCACCCTTGCCGGCGCCGACGAGCTCTTCCTCGGTGACCGAGATGCCCTGCTTGTGAGCGGACTCGATGCGCGCGGAGGCCAGGGAGGGCGCGGCGGACACGAGGCGCTTCGTGTAGGGGTGCTGGGGGTGCTGGAGGATCTCCAGGGCGGGGCCGGATTCGACGATGCGGCCGCGGTGCATGACGACGAGCTGCTCGGCGCGCTCGGCGGCCAGGCCGAGGTCGTGCGTAATGAACAGCACGGCGGTGCCCATCTCGGAGGTGAGCTTGCCGAGGTGGTCGAGGATGCGGCGCTGGACGGTGACGTCGAGGGCGGAGGTCGGCTCGTCGGCGATCAGCAGCTTGGGGTGCGCGGCCATGCCGATGGCGATGAGGGCGCGCTGGCGCATGCCGCCGGAGAACTCGTGCGGGTACTGCTTGGCGCGGCGTTCGGCGTCGGGCAGGCCGGCCTCCTCGAGGAGGGCGGTGACGCGCTGGCCGACCTCGGAGCGGGGCACGACGTTGTTCGCGATGAGGGCTTCCTTGACCTGCGTGCCCACGCGGAGCACGGGGTTGAGGTTACTCATCGGGTCCTGGGGGACGAGGCCGATGCCGGATCCGCGCAGCTCCACCCACTGCTTGGTGGACAGGTGGGTGATGTCGCGGCCGTCGAACTCGATCTTTCCGCCCGCGACCTTGCCGGTGCCGGGCAGCAGGCCGATGACGGCGGCGGCGGTCGTGGACTTACCGGAGCCGGACTCGCCGACGATTGCGACGGTCTGGCCGGGGTAGATGGTCAGGTTCGCGCCGCGCACGGCGGGGACGACGCCGGTCGAGGAGGTGAAGGTGACCTCCAGGTCCGTGATCTTGAGCAGGGGCTGCGCGTCGTCCGGGTGGACGTTGGACGAGGCCGGGGCCGCGCTGGGGGCGACGGCTCGTTCGACGACCTCTTCCATCTCCTTCTCGGAGAGCTGGGGGGTGTTCGTTTCGCTCACTTGCGTGCCTTCGGGTCGAGGGCTTCGCGCACGGCGTCGCCCATCATGATGAAGCTGAGGACGGTCAGGGCCAGGGCCGAGGCCGGGTAGAACAGGACCATCGGGTTGGTGCGCAGGGACGTCTGGGCGGCCGAGATGTCAGCGCCCCAGGAGACGACCGAGGTCGGCAGGCCGATGCCCATGAAGGACAGGGAGGCCTCGGACACGATGAAGGTGCCCAGTGCGACGGTTGCGTACACGATGATGGGGGCCATCGAGTTCGGGATGATGTGGCTCATGAGGATGCGTGCGCGGGATGCGCCGGTCGCGCGGGCCGCAGTGACGAACTCTTCGTTCTTGGCGCTTAGGACCGAACCGCGGGTGATGCGCGCGATGGAGGTCCAGCCGAACATGGACAGCACGATGACGACCATGAGGATGGAGCGCGAGCCCTTGAACATCTGCATGAACACGATGGCGGCGAGGAGCAGTGGGATCGCGAAGAACACGTCGGTGATGCGCGAGAGCAGCGCGTCGAACCAGCCGCCGAAGTAGCCGGCGAGGGCACCGACGGTGCCGCCGATCAGGACGACCGCGATGGTCGTGAGGATGCCGACGGACACGGATGCGCGGGCGCCGTAGACGACGCGGGCGTAGATGTCGCAGCCCTGCTTGTCGAAGCCGAAGGGGTGGCCGGCGGTGGGTCCTGCCAGGGAGGAGGACAGTTCGCAGAACTTCGGGTCGGTCGAGGTGAACAGCGACGGGAAGAGTGCGAGGAGCGCGGCGACCAGGATGATGAACGCGGCGATCCAGAAGGTCGGGCGGCGGCGCAGGCGCTTCCAGGCCTCGCCCCACATGGACGAGGGGGCACCCTCGTCAGCGACCGCGTCGACGGCACCGAGGCCGGTCTCGTCGATGTCGGAGACGTAGTGGTCCTGGCCCGCGCGGGTGCGGGTGATGTTGGCGGAAGGAATCTGGTCACTCATAGCGGATCCTCGGGTCGAGCACGGCGTACAGGAGGTCGACGATCAGGTTCGCGATGATGTAGACCAGCACGAGCACTGTTGTCACTGACACAACGGTCTGGGGTTCGCCCTTGATGATGGCGCTCCACAGGGTGCCGCCGACGCCGTGGATGTTGAAGATGCCCTCGGTGATGATCGCGCCACCCATGAGGGCGCCGAGGTCGCCGCCGATGAACGTGGCGACGGGGATGAGGGAGTTACGCAGGATGTGGCGCGTCATGACGATGCCGCCGGAGAGGCCCTTGGCGCGTGCGGTGCGCACGTAGTCCGCAGAGACGTTCTCAGAGACGGACTGGCGGGTCAGGCGGATGACATATGCCAAGGAGACGCCGCCGAGCACCATGGCTGGCATGGTGAGGCTGCGTAGGTCGACGGAGGCCGAGGCCGTGGTCGGCAGGATTGCCAGCTGCACGCCCAGGACGTACTGGAGGACGAAGCCCAGGACGAAGGTGGGGACAGAGATCAGCAGCAGGGAGACAACGAGGATGGTGGAGTCGAACCACTTGCCGCGGCGCATGCCCGCGACGACGCCAAGGCTAATACCGAGGACGGTTTCGATGGCGAGGGCGTAGAGGGCGAGCTTCGCGGTCGTCGGGAAGGCGGTCGCCATGATAGACGTAACCTTCTGGCCGTTGAACGCGGTGCCAAAGTCGAGGGTGAAGACTCCCTTGAGGTACAGCAGGTACTGCATCCAGAAGGGCTTGTCCAGGTTGTACTGGGCGCGGATCTGCGCGGCGGCGGCCTCGGAGAGACCGCGGTCGCCACCGAGTGCGGCGACGGGGTCACCTGGCATCAGGTAGACCATCGCGAAGATCAGAAAGGTGGCTCCGAAGAAGACCGGGATGGTCTGGAGGAGTCGCCGTCCGATGTAGCGGAGCATGGACAATCCTTTAGTGTTCGTGTCGTGGGAGGGGAGGTTCCGATCCCTGGCGGAGCCTCGCGGACGAGGCCGACTATGGTCCCATCATAGGGTAAAGAATGGGCAAATGGCGCATCGGTCTCTCAATTTGTCTGCCGTATCAACTCCGTGATGCTGTTTTGAGATGAAAGTGTGTCCCGCGTCAATGCGGGTGGGTAGTGCGTTGCTGAGCTGCGTTGATGTGTGTGTGGGGCTGTCGACAAGAGATGCGCGAGGGGCGGGCGGCTTTCGCCGCCCGCCCCTGAAGCGAGGTTAACCTCGTGCGATCACTTCTTGGTGATCTGGTACATCACGGGCTGACCCTTCCAGTCGAACTTGACGTTGTCGACGTTCTTGGACCATGCGCCGTTGACGTTGGTGTACCACAGGGGCACAGCCGGCATGTCGCGCAGCAGGATGGTCTGGGCCTGCTCGAGGATCTTCGCGGCCTCGGCAGCGCTGGTGGCGGAGGACGCCTGGGTCACCAGGGAATCGAACTCGCTGTTGGAGTACTTACCCTTGTTGGCGTCGGCACCGGTGGCGTACTGGGGCTGCAGGAAGTTGTACAGCGCCGGGTAGTCGCCCTGCCAGCCGTTACGGAACGCGCCGGTCATCTCACCCTTGTCCTCTGCGTCGAGCAGGGACTTGAAGTCGGCGAAGGGGTTGCCTTCGGCGGCGATGCCCAGGGTGTTCTTGATGGAGTTAGTGGTCGCGTCGACCCATTCCTTGTGGCCACCGTCAGAGTTGTAGGCGATGGTGAAGGTGCCGTCCCACGGGGAGATGGCGTCGGCCTTTGCCCACAGTTCCTTGGCCTTCTCGGGGTTGTAGGTCAGGACCTCGTTGCCGGAGAGGTTGGCGTCGTAGCCCTCGAGCGTCGGGGCGGTGAAGTCCTTGGAGGGGGTGCGGGTGCCGTTGAAGATGGTCTTCACGATGGTGTCACGGTCGATGGCCATGGAGATGGCCTGGCGACGCAGCTGGCCTTCCTCACCGGAGAAGTGGGGCAGGTACTGCGGGATCGTGAAGTACTGGGCGCCAGCGTAGGGCTGGTTGACGGTGCGGCCGGAGAGCTCGGACTCGTAGGTGGCGAACACGGAGGCCGGCACGCCATCAAGGACGTCCAGGGAGTCGGAGGACATGTCCTGGTAGGCGGCGTCGAGGCTCGAGTAGAAGACGAAGGTCACGCCCTCGTTCTGGGCCTTGGTGTCGCCCACGTAGTTCTCGTTGGGGACGGCGGTGAACTTGACGTTGTGCTCCCACGCGTCGGCCGAGGCCATCTTGTAGGGGCCGTTGCCAACGGGCGCCTGGCCGCCGGCCTCGGGGTTCTCCAGGGTCGAGTCCGGGAGCGGCGCGTAGGCGACGTAGCCCAGGCGGGACATGAAGTCCGAAGTGGGGTTCTTCAGCTTTGCGGTGAAGGTGTAGTCGTCGACCTCGGTCAGGCCGGTGATCTCGCCGTTACCCTCGTCGTCGGTGCCCTCGAAGATGCTGAAGAAGGCAGCCTGCTGCTGCTGCTTCGAGGTGATCAGGTTCCAGGCCTTGATGAAGTTGTGGGCCTGGACGGGGGTTCCGTCGGAGAACTTGCGGTCATTGTGGAGCTTGATGGTCCACTCGGATGCGTCCTCGTTGGGCTCGATGGACTCGGCGACGTCGAGGACGGCCTTGCCGTCAACGTCGTAGCGGACGAGCTGGCTGAACAGGACGGTCAGGATCTTGCCGCCGCCGTTCTCGTTGGTCAGGCCCGGCAGGAGCGGGTTCTGGGGCTCGGAGCCGTTCACGGTGACGACCTTGTCGGCGGAGCCGGACGAGGACGTGGAGCCGCCGCCGGCGCAGGCGGTCAGAGCGAGCGCAGCAGCCGCGGGGA
Proteins encoded in this window:
- a CDS encoding amino acid permease; this translates as MTPKSTPASSAPAAASPTSGRKRFKTWHLSMMALGLAIGAGFFLGTGSAIHQAGPAVIVSYALAAIIVVSVMLALAELASSLPSTGSFSSYAEAGIGRWAGFTIGWLYWVMLIMVSGLEVTGAATFFVGWFPAVPQWVVALVIVVVIGGINLLAAGQYGEIEAWLSMVKIVAIIAFLGVGVYLVARTAIVGPLTGHEGVLQNVLGHNGFAPNGLSGIAVALLAVITSFGGLEIVTIAAAEAEDPRAAMTSAIRSVVTRILVFYVGSVILLIALLPWDGEAMKTNAFAAILEMAGVPAVGTLMNVIIFMALISAFSANIYASSRMAYSLSARDMGPRWLLGASASNKARARSVVEAALEDDEALLATELQGDIEAGRTPKRAVGLVVVLALLAVLGNWYLPGSILTMLINAIGMVLLIVWTFIIISLMRLHPSLERSGSLVIRMPGWPWLPWLVLAGLGGIGVLMLMSDEGRAQLVSMGALTLLIVAIYFVRQLVGSRKRA
- a CDS encoding HNH endonuclease family protein, yielding MARKRRRSIGDTVLLLAILAALVWAFAPGVGWDLLGLRSRLGWPPLRSGQALSSLPDSEAARQLRELTVRESVDDPAAPSYDREAFGQRWADTDHNGCDTRNDILARDLARPTFKPGTRDCVVLSGTLAEPYTGATIEFQRGDKTSSLVQIDHVVALADAWRSGAWQWDAQRRQEFANDPENLLAVDGQANEDKSASSADQWLPPNTAFRCDYVKRQIAVKNAYGLSVTRAEQDALAEQLSICSG
- a CDS encoding VanZ family protein, which translates into the protein MYTAINWALDLGLYAAVCAITCALWWLLGRRGETSATAGRAEASTDSAQSAGRVSRARLTVVQALPLIYRRSKQTGALLPREENPDTPTTAEIPVVAAPASSMWKFPRALPLAWILYAAGLLIFTLLPLPSDPVAACAAIIHWDNYTPFGSFVAVADQFRDGESLRGTLYALSIVLNIALFVPLGALAETTWRIRRMRRAPEGAPADGSRLARSIPHRRVLAWVLIGCAISCLIELTQYTGLFGVVPCTYRVVDIDDVIMNTLGAYAGVRLLPFMARNSRFMGA
- a CDS encoding DNA-binding response regulator, whose amino-acid sequence is MTIRVLVADDQAMIRGALAGLLDLECDIEVVAQAADGAQALEELARLVSADAPAHASAPVDVAIIDVEMPRMDGITATQAIRSRFPGVRVLIVTTFGRPGYLQRALDAGATGFMVKDAPVEALADGVRTVAAGGRAVDQSLALEALSAGSSPLTDREADVLREVEGGGTIADIAHSLGLSQGTVRNHVSSSMLKMDARTRAEAASLARAAGWL
- a CDS encoding sensor histidine kinase translates to MKERLISLAWAAPWMLFMGFPLAYALELTDTAQRVGIIGLCALLAAANSAAWLANPLPARNSFTRPFILSHAALAAATAIYLVYATAVGFPYAFMLTSYLLVAWIFQAPSRYIVAGVVPIVAIAGVAAYTEGEPLWMIWYLALLIGFVGMARWGMERSTRERLRRQDAIQRAKAAERARLSTDLHDILGHSLTGVTMVSELAGRLLEAGRVEEAREQLRAVTAQSNEALADVRRIVAATRALSPVEELEEARALLEVARIDADIASEGEPPSGPHSAAAAHVIREGVTNAILHAHPSWVRIRLSPGGVTVTNDGYSAAYAASSAGSGSGLAGLSELVGDEGTLTWGASGSTWTLALAFEATPDTHSS
- a CDS encoding ABC transporter permease, translating into MTTQAPTRPTDRPIPSPFTGAGKLWLSTFRSHILNPWNMAFALLLPMFMYAMFGMTDVARATQTGRGNLAAAMIAMMTTYGVILVGGSLGATLSVERTTGISRMYALTPIQPWVILLVRLTALVALSAFITLITFSFGLATGAQMTPGAWAASAAVVVALSALGALIGLACGYTIKGENAYSASAFVMLMGAFVSGMFIPLDQLPPFVAQIAPFTPLYGAVQAIYAVAGTVTMPTAAWLNIAGWAVITAGIAWWGASHDTGR
- a CDS encoding ABC transporter ATP-binding protein, which produces MNAEATPALQATNIHQSFGHVDALRGVNLTLMPGEIVALLGVNGAGKSTFLDIVLGLATPTQGDISVYGMSPREAVRRSLVSAMLQTGSMPRDGKVRNTIDLVAAMHANPIPTDELLERTNLTKLAKRPLDKLSGGERQRVRLALALAGNPDFLILDEPTAGMDALARRAFWETMRAEAAEGRTLLFATHYLTEARKDADRIVIIDAGKVLLDAPTEQVVADNEDLEDVFERITSHADTE
- a CDS encoding dipeptide ABC transporter ATP-binding protein codes for the protein MSETNTPQLSEKEMEEVVERAVAPSAAPASSNVHPDDAQPLLKITDLEVTFTSSTGVVPAVRGANLTIYPGQTVAIVGESGSGKSTTAAAVIGLLPGTGKVAGGKIEFDGRDITHLSTKQWVELRGSGIGLVPQDPMSNLNPVLRVGTQVKEALIANNVVPRSEVGQRVTALLEEAGLPDAERRAKQYPHEFSGGMRQRALIAIGMAAHPKLLIADEPTSALDVTVQRRILDHLGKLTSEMGTAVLFITHDLGLAAERAEQLVVMHRGRIVESGPALEILQHPQHPYTKRLVSAAPSLASARIESAHKQGISVTEEELVGAGKGATSTDAIIRAEHLTKEFDIRGAKKGQDTFLAVDDVSFELRRGTTLAVVGESGSGKSTAANMVLQLLKPTKGKVYFDGEDTSQMSEAELFRLRRRLQAVFQNPYGSLDPMFSIYRLIEEPLKIHGYGTLEYARAEIKRAEATGRDPEEWMRVLVEAADTKRSLTAAEKREFNPKKLRIARASELLDMVALPRSAMRRYPNELSGGQRQRVAVARALALNPEVIVLDEAVSALDVLVQNQILYLLNDLQAQLGLSYLFITHDLAVVRQIADDVIVMEKGKLVEANSTDELFNNPVQDYTRELIEAVPGRNIQLNL
- a CDS encoding ABC transporter permease — translated: MSDQIPSANITRTRAGQDHYVSDIDETGLGAVDAVADEGAPSSMWGEAWKRLRRRPTFWIAAFIILVAALLALFPSLFTSTDPKFCELSSSLAGPTAGHPFGFDKQGCDIYARVVYGARASVSVGILTTIAVVLIGGTVGALAGYFGGWFDALLSRITDVFFAIPLLLAAIVFMQMFKGSRSILMVVIVLSMFGWTSIARITRGSVLSAKNEEFVTAARATGASRARILMSHIIPNSMAPIIVYATVALGTFIVSEASLSFMGIGLPTSVVSWGADISAAQTSLRTNPMVLFYPASALALTVLSFIMMGDAVREALDPKARK